A region of the Esox lucius isolate fEsoLuc1 chromosome 10, fEsoLuc1.pri, whole genome shotgun sequence genome:
TCCAtcctttcatgtttttctttctcaagcacacgcacacacacactttttactGTCTAACCCCCCACAgtctcccctccctccaaccACCCCTCTATCTTTACTCCTGCTGCAGGGTATTGTCAGTTCCGGTAGGCAATCTCTGTGTGCTAAGCGGTTGTGATGTGTGGTCTACCAAGCTCTAATACTCAGTTATGTcactcaaacatatttttacaaatattaagaCACAAACTATATAgccttttttatttgttctaaAACAGTAAGACAATTATTATTAACACAGAAGAAACACATACATTGTGTCTATCATTAACAAGGATTTTATACACACAGTGATTAGAATTTGAATTCATTTAGATGAATCATTTTAATGAATTCCTGTCCAGAATACATTAGCTATATCACAGCTCATTTCTCTAACAAGGGCTTATACATACACATTACACAGCTATCTACACACAGTCACAAACTGTAGCACTTGCCCTGCAATTTAGTGTTACCTAACATTATAAGAATAATGTGCTTTTACAAGACACTAAAACTGGCCTAGATTTATTcccaaaatatttaattgtgaCCTATAGATTCAGTGCCACCAAAGATGTATTTTTgcccagtatgtgtgtgtgtttgtgtgttaggtCAGCCCTGCTATCTGTGCAACCTCATTTTGCACCTCTCCAGCTTGCTGGCGGTACCCTTGCGAAAGCTCCCTAGCCCGTCTTACTTCCTGTATGGTCTCAACCAAGTTCTCCTCAAGCCTACAGCGCTCCTGGTGGGTTAGTGCTGCCTCCCTGACCTGCTCTGCCATTTGCTCCCCCGTATTCAGGAGCCAGTCAATCAGTTCCTGGAGTTTGGTGCCTGCAGCGCCTATTGCTTTGGCGCTGTGGGAAATGCTCCTGAGCTTCTCCTGAGCCAATCGGAGCCGGCGAGGCAGGTACTCCTCCACCTCGCTTGCAGACTTCAGCGGAACCACAGATAGAGAAAAGTCGTACCCATTTATCACCATGGTTACCCTATAGGTGTCCTCTAGAACAAGAGATATAAGAGGAGAATAAAGTTATACGCCTTCATCTGTATACACCCTGTACCTGTCCTATAGAAGGGCGTGGGAGTGAAAGGGTTAAAAATAGTACAGGCAGAGAGGACTGGCATAACTATACCTGTGTTTGtctatgcttgtgtgtgtgtgtggacttcTTGTAAGAACAGGTTGATGCTACCAATGGTAAGACCTGTCTACATATAcacagtgtatgtatgtatgtacagtatctcacaaaagtgagtacacccctcacaattttgctacaatttaaagtagtgagtatacagcttgtataacagtgtacatttgctgaccccccaaaataacacaacacacagccattcatgtctaaaccgctgacaACAACATTTAGTACaccactaagtgaaaatgtccaaattgggcccaaagtgtcaatattttgtgtggccaccatcattttccagcactgccttaaccctcttgggcatgcttcacaggttgccactggagtcctcttccctCCTAAATGAcaacatcatggagctggtggattttagagaccttgtgctccaccaccttccgtttgaggatgccccacagatgctcaatagggtttaggtctggagacatgcttggccagtccatcacctttaccctcagcttctttagcagggcagtggtcgtcttggaggtgtgtttggggtcgttatcatgttggaatactgccctgtggcccagtctacgaggggaggggatcatgctctgcttcattatgtcacagtacatgttggaattcatggttccctcaatgaactgtagctccccagtgcctgCAGAAATCATgcaaccccagaccatgacactccctcgatcatgcttgactgtaggcaagacacacttgttttCGTACTCCTCACCTTGTTGCCACCACACGCTTgataccatctgaaccaaataagtttatcttggtctcatcagactacaggacatggttccagtaatccatgtccttagtctgcttgtcttcaacaaactgtttgtgggctttcttgtgcctcatctttagaagaggcttccttctgggacaacagccatgcagaccaatttgatgcagtgtgcggcgtatggtctgagcactgacaggctgacaccccaccccttcaacctctgcaccaatgctggcagcactcatacgtctatttcccaaagaatGTCCAAGTTGGGCCcaattttgttgccagcggtttagacatgaatggctgtgtgttgagttattttgaggggacagcaaatttccactgttatacaagctgtacactcactactttacattgtagcaaagtgtcgtttcttcagtgttgtcacatgaaaagagttttacaaaaatgtgaggtgtgtactcacttttgtgagatactctatgtatgtatgtatgtattcatgCATGAATGTGTGTCTCACCATACTCCTTCTTGATCTtcctcacacactcagtcaaacttAGAGTGCTGTCATCGTTACAATCAAAAGTGTGAAGAAGGGAGATGATGTGTTCCTTCATGACATTATAGCTCTCCTGCTGTAGGTTGAACGTCTCAGCCACATCAGAAAACCGCTGGTCCAAGTCATTCACACCCACCCGTTTTTGGATCAACTGACCACTCCGActcactggaaaaaaaaacacatgtgcAAATAGACAAAATGTCTATTAAACCCACACATCTAATGTTATATGCTAGTTATATGATGATAATATGTTATTTAACCTGTGGGCGCTGGTCGAGGCTTTCTGGCAGACTCTGGcttctttacttctgaaagatttGGGTGCAGTAGGGGCTGTCTCTGTAACACACGCACGTGTTCCACTGTGTGAGTTATGTTATACATATCTGATTATTTTTGAGTATTTCTTTAACAACAGACCAACTATATCCATTACTGCGTGGTTCACTCAGTGGTTAACACTGGGGCATAACACTTCCTGACGCAATATTACAGGTCATATGTTGACAGTGCTACACACTGGTTTTTCGTAAACATCACTTGTTCAAGTCTTTGAAAGTAACTTAATCATGCATTTGTAATGGCAATGTACTTAAGTGTCtaatttcacaaattaatttacTTCgggaaaaataaagttttaggAAAACTAGTGTAGCTGTAGCCTAACCCCAGGCaataaatcattttttatttattgctcACATACAGTACCTCGTCCGTGTCTTCGGAAGGGGTGACacagcagcaacagaaaagCACAGACATTGTCACTGATCACGAGCACCGACAAAACACCGCAGTCAATGTCTCTAAACTGTTTGTACCCAAAATATCCTACTTAGATTTCTTTAACTAGATCAATCCATCTCGGCCCTATTCCTGATTACGTCATCTGTCATGGGACTCCCTATGGTCTTGCGGAAAAGTATTGTGGGTCTACTCTAGCAGGTGCGCCCAGTCTGAGAACTAACATTGTTTTTGGCCACTCCTTGTCATCGGCACATTCCACGGAGTACAGTACGGGGAGAAGAACATAAACAATTGCATTCCCAGGCTAGCTTCGTTACTGGGCATATTTGGTGTTAAAATAGAACACTAAACAAGACGTTTGACACGTCTGCTTTTTTTAATCAGTACATATATGAAACAACTACACTGCCTGGATCGGGTGAACTTTTCTCGTTTAAATAGAAACAGATAAGCAGGTCTCTGTAACCCAACGCCAGATGGCGATATTTGATAGCCACTGCTATGATTCTAACACAACCGAAAACTGTGAGGGAGAAAGCAGTGCCAGTAATGACGTTTGGAGTGCCAGCCAGCTAGTGCTAACCGGCTAGGTAATGCAAAATCAGATCCCGCTCTTCTTAAATGATTTTGTCATCAGACTAAACGTATACCTAAATGGTTTACTTGCAGCGAGTCCGCGTTAAGATTGGGGATTGTACAAAAAAAGCAACTGGACGTGCATGTAGCTCGCTCTTTTCTCTGCACAggatctgtagctagctaagttagcATAACTGCCCAAACCAAAACAAGCATTGGTTCTGTTGTGCAGTGCAGTGGACGTTGCTGGTCGCGGAACGAGTAGGACTATTGCTTATTCTGTACATTTGGAGGCCATTGACAACCCTTGCTATTTAATTTAGTGTCCTGTTCTGCAGCTATGGCCAGCACAAGCATGGTTTCTGCAGCTGCAACGGGAGATAAAACCTCATGTTCGAGTTCTAagaagaaaaatgaaaagaagTTGGCTTCTAAAGAAGAGTTCAGATTCCTGTCCAGTATCATGGGCGTCATGAACAACTTGAGGAAACAAGTGAGtagtttttgaaagaaaataataaaaaagtatatGCATGTCTTACAGTTTTTCCCTTTCTCCAGGGAACTCTATGTGACGTGATCTTGGTGGTTCAGGGGAAACATATTCCTGCTCACCGAGTGGTGTTAGCTGCAGCCAGCCACTTCTTCAGTCTAATGTTTACCAGTAAGTACAAACAcgtttgtttttatatcctcCTGGGGACCAGAACAATTATTGTTTTTCCTAACCTTATCATAAACTTATCCTAAAGCCTGATGACTGCAACTATACCCACATTTCCGTGCTAGACCTGCTAAAAAACTGTTTGTAAGCTATTCTAATCCCCACATTTATAGTAAATCtcagaatgaaacaaaatgtttttccactCTTCTTCCAGGTAACCCATTTGTCCCCTCCTTTCTTCTATAACAATTCTCCACATTTTCTAGCCAGCATGATGGAGTCTACCAGTCATGAGGTGGAGCTGAGGAGTGCTGAGCCTGAGATTATTGAACTGCTGGTGGAGTTTGTTTACACTGCACGGTAACACACCGCATGGTAACACACACAGGATTAGACATGTAAACAGAGGAAAATGGAGGATTATGAATAGAGGCTGCCTGTTTTAAGCTCTTTGGTAGAAATGGAAAcaaatgcttgtttttgtgtttgtttaagaATCTCAGTTAACAGCAGTAATGTCCAGTCTTTGCTGGATGCTGCCAACCAGTACCAGATAGAACCGGTGAAGAAGATGTGTGTCGACTTCTTGAAAGAACAGGTTGATGCTACCAACTGTCTGGGTAAGAGCTGTCTACATTTTTACAGTGCCTCGCAGAAGTATTCAAACCCATGACCAGTTCTCTCACTTTAATGAACTGAAAATGGCACATTGAAAtttctgtttcatattttattttgaagcaCTTAAACACTTCATATACATTATTGGTAAGGTATCTCTGCTCTGGCCGAGTGTTTGGACTGTCCCGAGTTGAAGCTGTCTGCCGATGACTTCATCCATCAACACTTTACTGAGGTTTATAAACTGGACGAGTTCCTCCAACTAGACGTCTCACAGCTCACACAGTTACTGCACCAAGACACACTCACTGTCCGGGCTGAGGACCAGGTAACATGCGTGTGAATGCACACCAATACACAGTAAGAACCATGTTTTAACTAACGTGTGAAGATCATTGGCTTAAGTACGACgtgtctttctctttgtgtgtgtgtgtgtgtgtgtgtgtgtgtgtgtagatctaTGAGTCTGCGGTAAGATGGCTAAAGTACGACGTGTGCAACCGGCAGGGTCACATAGTGGAGGTGTTGGGGTGTGTCCGCTTCCCCCTGGTGTCTAAAGCTTTCCTCTCTAAGACCGTCCAGGCTGAGCCCCTCATTCAGGACAATCCAGAGTGCCTCAAGATGGTCATCAGTAAGtgtacactcacacaaacacacacatccacacagagtACACTAATctagggggtgtgtgtgtgtgtgtgtgtgtgtcctgtccatATGTGCAGGTGGGATGCGCTACCACTTGTTATCCCCAGAGGATCGGGAGGAGTTAGGAGAGAACAGTCGACCACGACGCAAGAAACATGACTACAGGATTGCTCTGTTTGGAGGCTCCCAACCGCAGTCGTGCAGATACTTCAACCCTAAGGTGAATACAATCGGTCCCAAACCCAGGGGGTTTCAAAATATGCACATGTGTTTTGGACTAGGCTCAGTCAGAGCATTGTCCATCTGCTGTCTCAGGATgtcgattaaaaaaaaaaagctgcaaTACCTCAAATGGGGTGTGTGCGTTCGTGTGCATGTGCGTCCAGGACTACAGCTGGTCAGACATCCGCTGCCCGTTTGAGAAGCGCCGCGATGCGACGGCCGTGTTCTGGGATAACGTCGTCTACATCCTGGGGGGATCTCAGCTGTTTCCCATCAAGAGAATGGACTGTTACAATGTACTGAAGGACAGCTGGTACTCCAAGCTAGGTGCTGGAACTTGTGCGTGCGCATGCTTTGGCAGTGTCTTAAGACGGGAGCCGTTCGGCTTGTGTTGCAACACAGTAAAAGTTGTACGTGTCCTAATGTTTTCTCTGTAAACTAGGCCCTCCCACACCACGAGACAGTCTGGCCGCCTGTGCCTCTCAGGGCAAGATCTACACATCTGGAGGGTCTGAAGTAGGTGAGTTTTTAgtaccctgaccttaacctaaACAATCTAACATTCATGGTTAAACCAAGTCGTAGTTCCAAACCTAAACATGTAAGCCCAAGTCAGATAAAGTTTATTGAAGCAGGGACAGGCCAAATCTCCTCACTTTGCACGATTTCCCTTGTTTAGCCGTCGGATAAGTAAACCAGGAACTCACGTGCGCGCGCTCACCCAGAGCCGCGTGGTAGTGTGAATCCGTGCTGAAGCGCGTTGTCTGTCTCTGCGTCCAGGCAGTTCGGCACTGAACCTGTTTGAGTGTTACGACACGCGCTGCGAGTCGTGGCAGACCAAGGCCAGCATGCTGATGCCTCGCTGTAGCCACGGCAGTGTGGAGGCCAACGGCCTGATCTATGTATGCGGTGGGTCGCTAGGCAACAACGTTTCTGGGAGGGTCCTCAACAACTGTGAGGTCTACGACCCCGTCAAGGAGGAGTGAGTGCAAACACGAGTGTACAcaggcctgtgtgtgttggcGGGTCATcaatgggggtgtgtgtgtgtgtgtgtgttttagatggAGGGAGCTGAGCGGGATGAGGGAAGCCAGGAAGAACCATGGTCTGGTGTTTGTCAACAACAGAATCTACGCTGTGGGAGGAATGAATGGACTGGGTATGACAcctacacatatatacacacacagatggctACATAGTGTTGCATAtttatatgggtgtgtgtctgtgtatgaaggGGGGCTGGACTCGGTGGAGTACTATGACATCAGCAGGAATGAGTGGCACA
Encoded here:
- the si:ch73-345f18.3 gene encoding uncharacterized protein si:ch73-345f18.3; amino-acid sequence: MSVLFCCCCVTPSEDTDERQPLLHPNLSEVKKPESARKPRPAPTVSRSGQLIQKRVGVNDLDQRFSDVAETFNLQQESYNVMKEHIISLLHTFDCNDDSTLSLTECVRKIKKEYEDTYRVTMVINGYDFSLSVVPLKSASEVEEYLPRRLRLAQEKLRSISHSAKAIGAAGTKLQELIDWLLNTGEQMAEQVREAALTHQERCRLEENLVETIQEVRRARELSQGYRQQAGEVQNEVAQIAGLT
- the klhl7 gene encoding kelch-like protein 7 isoform X2, which produces MASTSMVSAAATGDKTSCSSSKKKNEKKLASKEEFRFLSSIMGVMNNLRKQGTLCDVILVVQGKHIPAHRVVLAAASHFFSLMFTTSMMESTSHEVELRSAEPEIIELLVEFVYTARISVNSSNVQSLLDAANQYQIEPVKKMCVDFLKEQVDATNCLGISALAECLDCPELKLSADDFIHQHFTEVYKLDEFLQLDVSQLTQLLHQDTLTVRAEDQIYESAVRWLKYDVCNRQGHIVEVLGCVRFPLVSKAFLSKTVQAEPLIQDNPECLKMVISGMRYHLLSPEDREELGENSRPRRKKHDYRIALFGGSQPQSCRYFNPKDYSWSDIRCPFEKRRDATAVFWDNVVYILGGSQLFPIKRMDCYNVLKDSWYSKLGPPTPRDSLAACASQGKIYTSGGSEVGSSALNLFECYDTRCESWQTKASMLMPRCSHGSVEANGLIYVCGGSLGNNVSGRVLNNCEVYDPVKEEWRELSGMREARKNHGLVFVNNRIYAVGGMNGLGGLDSVEYYDISRNEWHIAAAMPWRGVNVRCAAVGGVIYVLAGFQGVGRLGHILEYHTETDRWVTCSKVRAFPVTSCLICVVDTCGAKEEETESALTHTIPPSSSSSSSASSTA
- the klhl7 gene encoding kelch-like protein 7 isoform X1, which produces MASTSMVSAAATGDKTSCSSSKKKNEKKLASKEEFRFLSSIMGVMNNLRKQGTLCDVILVVQGKHIPAHRVVLAAASHFFSLMFTTSMMESTSHEVELRSAEPEIIELLVEFVYTARISVNSSNVQSLLDAANQYQIEPVKKMCVDFLKEQVDATNCLGISALAECLDCPELKLSADDFIHQHFTEVYKLDEFLQLDVSQLTQLLHQDTLTVRAEDQIYESAVRWLKYDVCNRQGHIVEVLGCVRFPLVSKAFLSKTVQAEPLIQDNPECLKMVISGMRYHLLSPEDREELGENSRPRRKKHDYRIALFGGSQPQSCRYFNPKDYSWSDIRCPFEKRRDATAVFWDNVVYILGGSQLFPIKRMDCYNVLKDSWYSKLGAGTCPPTPRDSLAACASQGKIYTSGGSEVGSSALNLFECYDTRCESWQTKASMLMPRCSHGSVEANGLIYVCGGSLGNNVSGRVLNNCEVYDPVKEEWRELSGMREARKNHGLVFVNNRIYAVGGMNGLGGLDSVEYYDISRNEWHIAAAMPWRGVNVRCAAVGGVIYVLAGFQGVGRLGHILEYHTETDRWVTCSKVRAFPVTSCLICVVDTCGAKEEETESALTHTIPPSSSSSSSASSTA
- the klhl7 gene encoding kelch-like protein 7 isoform X3, giving the protein MMESTSHEVELRSAEPEIIELLVEFVYTARISVNSSNVQSLLDAANQYQIEPVKKMCVDFLKEQVDATNCLGISALAECLDCPELKLSADDFIHQHFTEVYKLDEFLQLDVSQLTQLLHQDTLTVRAEDQIYESAVRWLKYDVCNRQGHIVEVLGCVRFPLVSKAFLSKTVQAEPLIQDNPECLKMVISGMRYHLLSPEDREELGENSRPRRKKHDYRIALFGGSQPQSCRYFNPKDYSWSDIRCPFEKRRDATAVFWDNVVYILGGSQLFPIKRMDCYNVLKDSWYSKLGAGTCPPTPRDSLAACASQGKIYTSGGSEVGSSALNLFECYDTRCESWQTKASMLMPRCSHGSVEANGLIYVCGGSLGNNVSGRVLNNCEVYDPVKEEWRELSGMREARKNHGLVFVNNRIYAVGGMNGLGGLDSVEYYDISRNEWHIAAAMPWRGVNVRCAAVGGVIYVLAGFQGVGRLGHILEYHTETDRWVTCSKVRAFPVTSCLICVVDTCGAKEEETESALTHTIPPSSSSSSSASSTA